A genomic window from Sulfurimonas sp. hsl 1-7 includes:
- a CDS encoding class I SAM-dependent methyltransferase, translating into MPTIDNQKFYANAIKKHGQSAKGLNWNSELYQVLRFDQLIKLLPNELENYTLTDVGCGFGDFYNYLSYKPKKYTGIDILEEMVLIARENTAQEIIQQDLIKSAPLVSDYIVCSGALNILTKFETTMFLQNCYNSSRKGFLFNCLVGRESETFNYLDQTFIEGVASSLGVNEVKYIEDYIPNDLTIGFFR; encoded by the coding sequence ATGCCTACAATCGACAATCAAAAATTTTATGCAAATGCCATTAAAAAACATGGACAGAGTGCAAAAGGTTTAAACTGGAACTCTGAGCTTTATCAGGTTTTGCGTTTCGATCAACTCATAAAACTTTTGCCAAACGAACTTGAGAACTATACCCTCACAGATGTGGGCTGCGGCTTTGGTGATTTTTATAATTATCTCTCTTATAAACCGAAAAAATATACCGGTATTGATATTTTAGAAGAGATGGTCTTAATCGCTAGAGAAAATACAGCTCAGGAAATCATCCAACAAGACTTAATCAAAAGTGCTCCTTTAGTCTCCGATTATATCGTTTGCAGCGGGGCGTTAAACATACTTACAAAATTTGAGACCACAATGTTTTTACAAAACTGTTACAACTCTTCTCGAAAAGGGTTTCTCTTTAACTGCTTGGTTGGACGGGAAAGTGAAACTTTTAACTATCTTGATCAAACATTTATAGAAGGAGTTGCCTCATCATTAGGTGTAAATGAGGTAAAATACATCGAAGATTATATACCAAATGACTTAACAATAGGATTTTTTAGATAA